CGCAGGTAGGCGGTGATGACCTTGGCCCGGGTCTTGAAGATGAGAAAACCGGTGCCATCGAAGAGCTTCATCAGAGCCCCGGTACGGGAAAGGCGTCCTTCCGGAAAGAGAACAAGGCGGCCGCCCTTTTCGAGGAACTCGGCCATGCGCTTGAGCGAGTAAGGGGAGGTCACCTCGATGGGGAAGGTGCGCCGGTTGACCATGACCTTCCGATGAAGCCAGCTCAGTTCGGCGGCCTCGCTCGAGGTGACGAATTTCCAGTCGTCGTCCAGCCAGACTCCGAGAAAGAGCCAGTCGAGCCATGAGAGGTGGTTGGCGAGGAGCAGGACCGGGCCCGGTTGGGTGAGCACCCCGGTGTTGTAGGCGCGGAAGCGGAAGAAGAGCCGTGCGAACCAAAGGAGGAGGGTTTTCATGGAATGGAGTGTTCCCGGAAGCAGTTGGGGCGGAATGGGCGGGGGGCGGGGGGCGGGGGGCAACGGAGGAAGACTTACAGATCGCTGGTGCGCAGGGAATCCCCGGGAGGGGCGGGAGCGGCGGTCGCATCGGGTCGCGGGTGGGACGCTCGGCGGGGGCGACGGGTGTCGAGTGGGCCGGAGTGGGCCGGAGTGGAAGGATCGAAGGCATTCAGGCTGGAAGCCACGGCGCCGGCCTGGCGAGCAAGCTCCTGGAGTTCTCGGACCAGGGGAGCGACCCGCTCGTCCGGGTGGATGGCCCAGACCCGTTCAGCCGCGGCGTAGTAGTGGGGGAGGATGTCGTCGAGGAGTCGGTCGCCGTCTGGGGTGAGGATGACGCGGTATATCCGACGGTCGTGGGGATCGTCGAGGCGCCGCACCAGTCCGCGTCGTTCCAGGCGATCGACCAATCCGGTGGCATTCGACCGATGCATAATCAACAAGCGACTTAGCTCCGATTGGGAGCGGCCGGCGGGTTGATGGCGAAGGACGTTGAGGAGATTGAACTGGCTTGGGCTGAGGTTCCAGCGCTGGAAGAAGGTGCGGCTGGCATTCCATAGATCTTCAGCGGTGCGGAGGAGTTGGATGAGGGCCTGGTATCGCGGGCTCTCGACAGCGATTTCGGACATGGGTTCCTTGTATGCAAATAGATAGTTGATAAATCAATAAAATTCCTATTGGAGTTGGAGAGTGACAATACCGCTGAAGTGTTGGACGACAGGTTGAACGATCCGGAGCGGGAGGGCTGAACAGGTAGGGGTATGTGCCGGCTTCGGACTGGGAATCCAACCCTTTACACGCTGGAGCGTGTGCTTCGAGGACAGAGGCTGAAGGGGGAGTACGAGATCTGGGCCAACCAAGCTGGAACTGGGCCGGTGCCGTGCTTAC
The Verrucomicrobiia bacterium DNA segment above includes these coding regions:
- a CDS encoding MarR family transcriptional regulator, giving the protein MSEIAVESPRYQALIQLLRTAEDLWNASRTFFQRWNLSPSQFNLLNVLRHQPAGRSQSELSRLLIMHRSNATGLVDRLERRGLVRRLDDPHDRRIYRVILTPDGDRLLDDILPHYYAAAERVWAIHPDERVAPLVRELQELARQAGAVASSLNAFDPSTPAHSGPLDTRRPRRASHPRPDATAAPAPPGDSLRTSDL